A genomic segment from Deltaproteobacteria bacterium encodes:
- the nifJ gene encoding pyruvate:ferredoxin (flavodoxin) oxidoreductase, whose product QEAMDLALVAHAATLEARIPFLHFFDGFRTSHEVAKIAALGVGDVRAMLDDARVREHRARALSPDHPVIRGTAQNPDVFFQSRETVNPYYLACPTIVEQAMERLAGLTGRRYGLFDYAGAPDAERVVVLMGSGTGAVEEVVERLVREGEKVGMIKARLYRPFSGAHLLAALPPSVRAVAVLDRTKEPGSQGEPLYLDVAVALAEGGCRARVVGGRYGLSSKEFTPGMVKAVFDELRRDEPRNHFVVGIHDDVTHASLAWDPEYATEDPETVRAVFYGLGSDGTVGANKTAIKIIGDETASHAQGYFVYDSKKSGSTTISHLRFGPRPIRSTYLVRRASFVACHQFSLLDRLPVLEFADEGATFLLNSPFGPDRVWDRLPRDLQETVVARKLRVFVIDGYRVAREAGMGGRINTVMQTCFFALAGVLPREEAIAAIKRGIAKAYGRRGEAVVRKNCAAVDMTLAELHEVAVPAAASSAVARRAAVPTEAPAFVRDVTARIIAGRGDDVPVSALPVDGTYPTGTAQWEKRALATEVPVWDEDICIQCGKCVLICPHAVIRAKVYEPAALAAAPPAWKSHPARWKGDFASDRYTLQVSPDDCTGCALCVEICPVKNKSETRLRAINMRPVAPIREAEQENWRFFLGLDDPARAALHPSQVKDVQLMTPLIEFSGACSGCGETPYLKLMSQLFGDRTLIANATGCSSIYGGNLPTTPWTTNRDGRGPAWSNSLFEDNAEFGLGMRLARDKQGEYARELLARLGPIVGDDLVAALANADQSDEAGIAAQRARVAMLRERLRGVDGNDARDLASVAESLVRADVWIVGGDGWAYDIGYGGLDHVLASGRNVNVLVLDTEVYSNTGGQMSKATPRGAVAKFAAGGKPLPKKDLGLLMMTYGHVYVASVAMGADDTQCLKAFREAEAYDGPSLVIAYSHCIAHGYDMVHALDQQKAIVASGAWPLYRYDPRRAAAGKNPLQLDAKPPSLTFKQYAYNETRYTMLAHADPEAARRALTLAEEDVRRRWSLYHQLAAVACDAGAAEGAT is encoded by the coding sequence CAGGAGGCGATGGACCTGGCGCTGGTCGCGCACGCGGCGACGCTCGAGGCGCGCATCCCGTTCCTGCACTTCTTCGACGGCTTTCGCACTTCGCACGAGGTCGCGAAGATCGCCGCGCTCGGCGTCGGCGACGTGCGCGCCATGCTCGACGACGCGCGGGTGCGCGAGCACCGCGCCCGGGCGCTCTCGCCCGACCATCCGGTGATCCGCGGCACGGCCCAGAACCCCGACGTCTTCTTCCAGAGCCGCGAGACCGTGAATCCGTACTACCTCGCCTGCCCGACGATCGTGGAGCAGGCGATGGAGCGCCTCGCGGGCCTGACGGGCCGGCGCTACGGGCTCTTCGACTACGCCGGGGCGCCGGACGCGGAGCGCGTCGTCGTATTGATGGGCTCGGGGACGGGTGCCGTCGAGGAGGTCGTCGAGCGCCTCGTTCGCGAGGGCGAAAAAGTCGGCATGATCAAGGCGCGGCTCTATCGCCCGTTCTCTGGCGCGCACCTCCTCGCGGCGCTGCCGCCGTCGGTGCGCGCCGTCGCCGTCCTCGACCGCACCAAGGAGCCGGGGAGCCAGGGAGAGCCGCTCTATCTCGACGTCGCGGTGGCGCTCGCGGAGGGCGGGTGCCGGGCGCGCGTCGTCGGCGGACGTTACGGGCTCTCGTCGAAGGAGTTCACCCCCGGTATGGTGAAAGCCGTCTTCGACGAGCTCCGCCGCGACGAGCCGCGCAACCACTTCGTCGTCGGCATCCACGACGACGTGACCCACGCGAGCCTCGCCTGGGATCCGGAGTACGCGACCGAAGATCCCGAGACGGTGCGTGCCGTCTTCTACGGGCTCGGCTCGGACGGCACCGTCGGCGCCAACAAGACCGCGATCAAGATCATCGGCGACGAGACCGCGAGCCACGCGCAGGGCTACTTCGTCTACGACTCGAAGAAATCGGGCTCGACGACCATCTCGCACCTCCGCTTTGGGCCCCGACCGATCCGCTCGACCTACCTGGTGCGGCGCGCGAGCTTCGTCGCCTGCCACCAGTTCTCGCTGCTCGACCGCTTGCCGGTGCTGGAGTTCGCCGACGAGGGCGCGACCTTCCTCCTGAACTCGCCCTTCGGACCGGATCGGGTCTGGGACCGGCTGCCGCGCGATCTCCAGGAGACCGTCGTCGCCCGCAAGCTCCGCGTCTTCGTGATCGACGGCTACCGCGTGGCGCGCGAGGCCGGCATGGGCGGCCGCATCAACACCGTCATGCAGACCTGCTTCTTCGCACTCGCCGGCGTCCTGCCGCGCGAGGAGGCCATCGCCGCCATCAAGCGCGGCATCGCGAAGGCGTACGGGCGGCGCGGCGAGGCGGTGGTCCGGAAGAACTGCGCGGCCGTCGACATGACGCTCGCCGAGCTGCACGAGGTCGCCGTCCCCGCCGCCGCGTCGAGCGCGGTCGCGCGGCGCGCGGCGGTGCCCACCGAGGCCCCGGCGTTCGTGCGCGACGTCACCGCGCGCATCATCGCGGGGAGGGGCGACGACGTTCCCGTGAGCGCGCTGCCGGTCGACGGCACCTATCCGACGGGCACCGCCCAGTGGGAGAAGCGCGCGCTCGCGACCGAGGTGCCGGTGTGGGACGAGGATATCTGCATCCAGTGCGGGAAGTGCGTGCTCATCTGTCCGCACGCGGTCATCCGCGCCAAGGTCTACGAGCCCGCCGCGCTCGCCGCGGCGCCGCCGGCCTGGAAGTCGCACCCGGCGCGCTGGAAGGGCGACTTCGCGAGCGACCGCTACACGCTCCAGGTTTCGCCCGACGACTGCACGGGCTGCGCGCTCTGCGTCGAGATCTGCCCGGTCAAGAACAAGAGCGAGACGCGGCTGCGCGCCATCAACATGCGGCCGGTCGCGCCCATCCGCGAGGCCGAGCAAGAGAACTGGCGCTTCTTCCTCGGTCTCGACGACCCGGCGCGCGCGGCGCTCCACCCGAGCCAGGTGAAGGACGTGCAGCTCATGACGCCGCTCATCGAGTTCTCGGGCGCGTGCTCGGGCTGCGGCGAGACTCCCTACTTGAAGCTCATGAGCCAGCTCTTCGGCGATCGCACGCTGATCGCCAACGCGACCGGCTGCTCATCGATCTACGGCGGCAACCTGCCGACCACGCCGTGGACGACCAATCGCGACGGACGCGGCCCAGCGTGGTCGAACTCGCTCTTCGAGGACAACGCCGAGTTCGGGCTCGGCATGCGGCTCGCCCGCGACAAGCAGGGCGAGTACGCGCGCGAGCTGCTCGCGCGCCTAGGGCCGATCGTCGGCGACGACCTCGTCGCCGCGCTCGCGAACGCCGACCAGTCGGACGAGGCCGGGATCGCGGCGCAGCGGGCGCGCGTCGCCATGCTCCGCGAGCGCCTGCGCGGCGTCGACGGCAACGACGCCCGCGACCTCGCGAGCGTGGCGGAGAGTCTCGTGCGCGCCGACGTGTGGATCGTCGGCGGCGACGGCTGGGCTTACGACATCGGCTACGGCGGGCTCGATCACGTGCTCGCGTCGGGACGGAACGTGAACGTGCTCGTCCTCGACACCGAGGTCTACTCGAACACCGGCGGACAGATGTCGAAGGCGACGCCGCGCGGCGCGGTTGCGAAGTTCGCGGCGGGCGGGAAGCCGCTCCCGAAGAAGGATCTCGGGCTCCTCATGATGACCTACGGCCACGTTTACGTGGCCTCGGTCGCGATGGGCGCCGACGACACGCAGTGCCTGAAGGCGTTCCGTGAGGCCGAGGCGTACGACGGGCCGTCGCTCGTGATCGCGTACAGCCATTGCATCGCGCACGGCTACGACATGGTGCACGCGCTCGATCAGCAGAAGGCGATCGTCGCCTCCGGAGCCTGGCCGCTCTACCGCTACGACCCGCGTCGCGCGGCGGCCGGCAAGAACCCGCTCCAGCTCGACGCGAAGCCGCCGTCGCTGACGTTCAAGCAGTACGCCTACAACGAGACGCGCTACACCATGCTGGCGCACGCCGACCCCGAGGCGGCGCGGCGCGCGTTGACGCTCGCGGAGGAGGACGTCCGCCGACGCTGGAGCCTCTATCACCAGCTCGCGGCCGTCGCCTGCGACGCCGGCGCGGCGGAGGGCGCCACGTGA